Proteins from a single region of Methanotorris igneus Kol 5:
- a CDS encoding 2,5-diamino-6-(ribosylamino)-4(3H)-pyrimidinone 5'-phosphate reductase, with amino-acid sequence MKPYVISNVGMTLDGKLATIANDSRISGEEDLKRVHQIRKEVDGIMVGIGTVLKDDPRLTVHKIPAKKEDNPVRIVVDSKLRVPLNARVLNKDAKTIIATTEEINEEKEEKIKKLTEMGVEVIKVGKGKVDLRKLMEELYKRGIKKILLEGGGTLNWGMFKENLVDEVRVFIAPKIFGGKDAPTYVDGEGFKTVDECVKLELKNFYRMDDGIVLEFKVKK; translated from the coding sequence ATGAAGCCATATGTAATCTCAAATGTAGGAATGACACTGGATGGGAAATTGGCAACAATAGCCAATGATTCAAGAATTTCAGGAGAAGAGGACTTAAAGAGAGTCCATCAAATTAGAAAGGAAGTTGATGGCATAATGGTTGGCATTGGGACGGTGCTAAAGGATGATCCAAGATTAACCGTCCATAAAATACCAGCAAAGAAAGAAGACAATCCAGTAAGGATTGTTGTCGACAGCAAGTTAAGAGTTCCTTTAAATGCGAGAGTTCTAAACAAAGATGCAAAAACAATAATTGCCACAACGGAGGAAATCAATGAAGAAAAAGAAGAAAAAATAAAAAAATTAACTGAAATGGGAGTTGAGGTAATAAAAGTTGGAAAGGGAAAGGTTGATTTGAGGAAACTCATGGAAGAACTCTACAAAAGGGGAATAAAGAAAATACTTTTAGAGGGGGGAGGAACTTTAAATTGGGGAATGTTTAAGGAGAATCTCGTTGATGAGGTTAGGGTTTTTATCGCTCCAAAGATATTCGGTGGAAAGGATGCTCCTACCTACGTAGATGGGGAAGGTTTTAAAACTGTTGATGAATGTGTCAAATTGGAATTGAAAAATTTCTACAGAATGGATGATGGCATTGTTTTGGAATTTAAAGTAAAGAAATAA
- the mptN gene encoding tetrahydromethanopterin:alpha-L-glutamate ligase, with product MKMGIISEEKDWVVNELKKSMEKNGIKPEIIKPSNIISGIGMGFKLKCNDKNLLDLDCAFVRNIGNEVEMFHRFDFLKYLEHYIPLINPLDGIENAGNKYRCSFLMDLKNIPQPRTVVTENIDEALKWVNAFEDCVVKPLFGHQGKGIMRINGGSLISKLNKLTEFKKKYGAFYIQEFVKNPNNVYRDIRAFVVGDEVVSAMYRVSDNWITNIHQNAKPEECEVNDEIEELAIKAKDALGLVYAGVDLIESRDGLKVLEVNATPSWEGLSKISKVNIADRIIEEVVNLLKR from the coding sequence ATGAAAATGGGGATAATATCAGAGGAAAAGGATTGGGTCGTAAACGAATTAAAAAAATCTATGGAAAAAAATGGTATTAAACCTGAGATAATAAAGCCATCTAACATAATATCTGGTATAGGCATGGGTTTTAAGTTGAAGTGTAATGATAAAAATCTATTGGATTTGGATTGTGCATTTGTTAGGAATATTGGGAACGAAGTGGAAATGTTCCATAGGTTTGATTTTTTAAAGTATTTGGAGCATTATATTCCATTAATAAACCCATTAGACGGAATAGAAAATGCTGGAAATAAATATAGGTGTTCTTTTTTGATGGATTTAAAAAACATCCCCCAGCCAAGAACGGTTGTAACTGAGAATATAGATGAGGCGTTAAAGTGGGTTAATGCTTTTGAGGACTGTGTTGTAAAGCCACTTTTTGGACATCAGGGGAAGGGAATTATGAGAATAAATGGTGGCTCTTTAATATCCAAACTAAATAAACTGACAGAATTCAAGAAAAAATATGGGGCTTTTTATATTCAAGAATTTGTAAAAAATCCGAACAATGTTTATAGAGATATTAGAGCATTTGTTGTTGGGGATGAAGTTGTATCGGCAATGTATAGGGTTTCAGATAATTGGATAACTAATATCCACCAAAATGCAAAACCAGAGGAATGTGAAGTTAATGATGAAATTGAAGAACTTGCCATAAAGGCAAAGGATGCGTTGGGATTGGTTTATGCTGGGGTAGATTTGATTGAGAGTAGGGATGGTTTGAAGGTTTTAGAAGTTAATGCAACTCCATCTTGGGAGGGGTTATCAAAAATCTCAAAAGTCAATATTGCCGATAGAATAATTGAAGAGGTTGTAAATTTATTAAAAAGATAA
- a CDS encoding RraA family protein: MKILNTFSVPNLCDAGARVLKGIKPINPMQKIVVGEALTVKTSPHDWGTVVKAIKYARNKIIVVDANGGDIAVWGGLASTNAKLKGVLGIVIDGGIRDVEDINALKFPAFAKHIVPNAGKPLDEGEINVPITCGGELINPKDIIVGDCNGVAVIKREELSEIIENAKAIKEKETNIRNKILRGMDLGDILRLR, from the coding sequence ATGAAAATTTTAAATACCTTTTCAGTTCCAAATTTATGTGACGCAGGTGCGAGGGTTTTGAAGGGAATAAAGCCAATAAATCCTATGCAAAAGATTGTTGTTGGGGAGGCATTAACTGTAAAAACCTCCCCACATGATTGGGGAACCGTTGTTAAGGCAATAAAATATGCAAGAAACAAAATAATAGTCGTTGATGCAAATGGAGGAGACATTGCTGTTTGGGGCGGGTTGGCATCAACAAATGCAAAATTGAAGGGGGTTTTGGGGATTGTTATTGATGGGGGAATAAGGGATGTTGAGGATATAAATGCTTTAAAATTCCCCGCCTTTGCGAAACATATTGTTCCAAATGCAGGAAAGCCATTGGATGAAGGGGAGATAAATGTCCCAATAACCTGTGGAGGAGAATTAATAAACCCAAAAGATATTATTGTTGGAGATTGCAATGGAGTTGCAGTTATAAAAAGGGAAGAGTTAAGTGAGATTATTGAGAATGCAAAGGCAATAAAAGAAAAGGAAACAAACATAAGAAATAAAATTTTAAGGGGCATGGATCTTGGAGATATTTTGAGGTTAAGATAA
- a CDS encoding SLC13 family permease yields MNKNTLILIFDIILMFLILFFFPIDDLQIKEGLSILVFISILWLTEALPLPISSLFVPVLAVLFGILDVKEAFKSFAHPIIFLFLGGFALASALRKYELDKLIAYKIVGLSKGDFRVASFLIMLTTAFLSMWISNTSATAIMLPLAIGLLGYANNNKIDNNIEFYTSKQSEEVSPRDATTHRCNENIYAFLLLGIAYSASVGGIGTIIGSPPNAITASFLSMGFFDWFKVGFPIVLILLPIIYAVLFLYFKPQFERKISVKYDFKIKNSKALLVGGVFLFVILMWMLSGKLSALFGVEKYFDSIVAVIGIILLFSLRLINWEDLNNSTDWGVLLLFGGALSLSYILSTTGASEYIANIVINALKGVPTFAYIFGLVLFSIMITNIMSNTGVASVLVPILIATASQLNIRPEILALPVGIAVSCAFMLPVATPPNALVFGSGYIKEKDMIKAGFILSLISAVIVTLMFGI; encoded by the coding sequence ATGAATAAGAATACATTAATATTGATTTTTGATATAATTTTGATGTTTTTAATTCTGTTTTTCTTTCCAATTGACGATTTGCAAATAAAGGAAGGATTGTCTATTTTGGTGTTTATATCGATACTTTGGTTAACTGAGGCGTTACCTTTACCAATATCCTCCTTATTTGTCCCAGTTCTTGCTGTTCTTTTTGGTATTTTAGATGTTAAGGAGGCATTTAAATCATTTGCACACCCAATAATATTCCTATTTCTTGGGGGTTTTGCCCTTGCATCTGCACTGAGAAAGTATGAACTTGACAAACTCATTGCCTATAAAATCGTGGGGCTTTCAAAGGGAGATTTTAGAGTAGCGAGTTTTTTAATAATGCTAACTACTGCATTTCTCTCTATGTGGATAAGCAACACATCAGCAACAGCAATAATGTTGCCTCTCGCTATTGGATTGCTTGGATATGCAAATAACAATAAGATTGATAATAATATCGAGTTCTATACCTCCAAGCAAAGCGAGGAGGTATCTCCGCGGGATGCAACGACGCACCGTTGCAATGAGAATATTTACGCATTCTTACTTTTAGGAATTGCCTATTCCGCAAGTGTTGGTGGAATTGGGACTATTATAGGCAGTCCACCCAATGCAATAACTGCAAGTTTCTTGAGTATGGGGTTCTTTGATTGGTTTAAAGTTGGATTCCCAATAGTTTTGATATTATTGCCAATAATTTATGCAGTTCTGTTTTTGTATTTCAAACCGCAGTTTGAAAGAAAAATAAGCGTGAAATATGATTTTAAAATTAAAAATAGTAAAGCTTTGTTAGTTGGAGGAGTGTTTTTGTTTGTAATATTGATGTGGATGCTGAGTGGAAAATTATCTGCCTTATTTGGGGTTGAGAAATATTTTGATAGTATAGTTGCAGTTATCGGAATAATTCTTCTGTTTTCTCTGAGATTAATAAATTGGGAGGACTTAAATAACTCAACTGATTGGGGAGTTTTATTGCTCTTCGGTGGGGCGTTATCTTTAAGTTACATCTTATCAACAACAGGAGCAAGTGAGTATATTGCAAACATTGTCATAAATGCATTAAAAGGTGTTCCAACATTTGCCTATATTTTTGGTTTGGTTTTGTTCTCCATAATGATAACTAATATTATGAGTAATACTGGAGTGGCAAGTGTTTTAGTCCCAATTTTGATAGCTACTGCATCACAACTAAACATAAGGCCAGAGATTCTTGCTTTACCAGTAGGAATTGCCGTTTCCTGTGCATTTATGCTTCCAGTGGCAACTCCTCCAAATGCACTAGTCTTTGGAAGTGGGTATATAAAGGAAAAGGATATGATAAAGGCAGGGTTTATTTTGAGTTTAATCTCTGCGGTAATAGTTACTCTAATGTTCGGTATTTAG
- a CDS encoding vWA domain-containing protein, whose translation MRDSIYRYSSGRHIKSISKKGRYIKYRIPHGKTTDIAFDATFRVSALYQKERREKFKDKNLALYLTKDDLREKVRERKISSHLLFVVDASGSMGAMRRMEAAKGAVLSLLMDAYQKRNKVGMIAFRKDMAELVLPFTSSVELGEKLLKELPTGGKTPLSKAFLKAYEVFKNEMRKNPNIIPIMIFISDFKPNVAIKKDYIKEVFDICDKIAEEGINVILIDTEPKSFIKIGIGDKIAKRYGFKYYKIDDISVDGILNIVNPLINY comes from the coding sequence TTGAGAGATAGCATATACAGATATAGTAGTGGGAGGCACATAAAGAGTATTAGCAAAAAAGGAAGATATATAAAATATAGAATTCCGCATGGAAAAACAACTGATATTGCCTTTGATGCAACATTTAGGGTTAGTGCATTATATCAAAAAGAAAGAAGAGAGAAATTTAAGGACAAAAATTTGGCATTGTATCTTACAAAAGATGATTTAAGGGAAAAGGTTAGAGAAAGAAAAATATCATCTCATTTACTGTTTGTTGTTGATGCGAGTGGGTCTATGGGTGCGATGAGGAGAATGGAAGCTGCAAAGGGAGCAGTTTTGTCTCTCTTAATGGATGCATATCAAAAAAGAAATAAAGTAGGAATGATTGCGTTTAGAAAAGATATGGCAGAACTTGTTTTGCCTTTCACTTCATCTGTTGAACTTGGAGAGAAATTACTCAAAGAACTCCCAACTGGTGGAAAAACACCCCTTTCAAAAGCATTTTTAAAGGCATATGAGGTTTTTAAAAATGAAATGAGGAAAAATCCGAACATAATACCAATTATGATATTCATTAGTGATTTTAAGCCAAATGTAGCTATTAAAAAAGATTATATAAAAGAGGTCTTTGATATCTGTGATAAAATTGCAGAAGAAGGAATAAACGTCATATTAATAGATACAGAACCAAAATCATTCATAAAAATAGGTATTGGTGATAAAATCGCTAAGAGATATGGGTTTAAGTATTATAAAATAGATGATATTAGCGTAGATGGAATTTTGAACATCGTTAACCCTTTAATAAATTATTAA
- a CDS encoding macro domain-containing protein, with amino-acid sequence MENSLKINKTTIVVKKGDITKENVDAIVNAANPYLQHGGGVAWAIVKDNPIIQKESDRLIMEIGRVEVGNAVYTTGGNLAKYVIHAVGPKWGEGDEERKLRNAIYNALKLATELKVKSIAIPAVSCGTYGFPKEKGTEIIINTIVDFLKNNKTTLELIKCVDIDDEVVEGFNKALNKVKMNFNG; translated from the coding sequence ATGGAGAACTCACTAAAAATAAACAAAACAACTATTGTTGTAAAGAAGGGGGATATAACAAAGGAAAATGTAGATGCTATTGTAAATGCCGCTAATCCATACTTGCAGCATGGTGGTGGTGTTGCCTGGGCAATTGTAAAGGATAATCCAATCATACAGAAAGAGAGCGATAGGCTAATAATGGAAATTGGCAGGGTTGAGGTTGGGAATGCTGTCTATACAACGGGCGGAAATTTGGCAAAGTATGTTATACATGCTGTTGGACCAAAATGGGGAGAGGGAGATGAGGAGAGAAAGTTAAGAAATGCAATATACAATGCATTAAAACTTGCGACAGAATTAAAGGTTAAATCAATTGCAATTCCTGCCGTTAGTTGTGGAACTTATGGATTTCCAAAAGAAAAAGGGACAGAGATTATTATAAATACAATAGTTGATTTCTTAAAAAATAACAAAACAACCTTAGAACTAATTAAATGCGTGGATATTGATGATGAAGTTGTGGAGGGATTTAATAAGGCATTAAATAAAGTAAAAATGAATTTTAATGGCTAA
- the cobN gene encoding cobaltochelatase subunit CobN, whose protein sequence is MNITITALMWASYCTILNKAWNELKKELSNLNIDLRLYSTRDMPDKLDDFLNDAKKSDIVFMYRTSTDDFYEEINTNKFKNLIITSQDPVYWNSKLSHKAYLYTVYGGVENFKNLILYLIRETLNINIPVSPPKELPFQGIFYKGEIFESLDEFLNNVNFNKKNTVGVLFSRHYLVNEDMGVIDALINKLEEHFNVIPVFSYGAKNEDLNAIGSGECVLKYFLKNGEPIIDALINLLSFPLGTVVEKGSLKKLQGVDILKKLNIPVFHPIVSYYRTYEEWKSDMQGLSADIGWTVALPEFEGVIEPIIIGTVHKEGNLEKKMAIDDRIDKVVKRIKRWIDLKNKPKKDRKVVFILHNAACASVEATVGSAAHLDSFESLIRIMRKMKEEGYHIENIPKDGKELAKLILDKKAISEFRWTTVNEIIAKGGYLYLMDEEEYMEYFKTLPENVQKKVLDTWGDLNGKDIPASMVYKDSNGKNKIVITGLKFGNVYVCVQPKRGCAGARCDGRVCKILHDPECPPTHQYIATYKYFSEVADVMVHVGTHGTLEFLPGKNVGLSNECYPDICVNDIPHLYIYNSDNPPEGTIAKRRSYAVLIDHLQTVMTDAMNEELETLDNYVNEYLKEMDASRRHQLEHLIVEEVKKTNLLKIKEKIKHIEKEGNIHLNFKEIFDELRNTLEMIKNSKINDGMHIFGELPKGEKRIELINATLEFEYRRKLQDEIRKVLNGEDIEDKELKEKILDINERIEQSKEIDALLNAIDAKYIEPGPSGLITRGRDDILPTGRNFYSLDPYKIPTKAAYRVGVLLAEKLIEKYLKENSKYPENIAVYWMASDIMWADGEGMAQILHLLGVKPKWKHGKVVGVEVIPLEELGRPRIDVTIRVSGILRDNFPNCMEIVDEAITKVAKLDEPIEMNFVKKHVLEGLKEGLSFREATYRIFSSKPGTYGNGVKYAVYASAWENEEDLKDAFMLWNSYAYGKDVYGVYAKDAFENILKSVDLTFNKTITDEYDLFGCCSYFGTHGGLTNAARVISKKDVKVYYGDTRNPNKVEIRTLREEIERVSLSKLLNPKWIEGMKRHGYKGAGDIAKRIGRVFGWSATTKEVENWIFDEIFNTYVKNEENRKFFKENNIYALEEIGRRLLEAYQRGLWKTSEENIEELKRIYLEIEGDIEETYGDVDIGEFQGGSVDINLTWKEKLKVNLAMK, encoded by the coding sequence ATGAACATAACCATAACCGCCTTAATGTGGGCATCCTACTGCACTATATTAAACAAGGCGTGGAACGAATTGAAAAAAGAATTATCCAATTTAAACATTGATTTAAGATTATATTCAACAAGAGATATGCCAGATAAATTAGATGATTTTCTAAATGATGCAAAAAAATCGGATATTGTATTTATGTATAGAACTTCCACCGATGATTTTTATGAAGAGATTAATACCAATAAATTCAAAAATTTAATAATAACAAGCCAAGATCCTGTATATTGGAACTCAAAACTCTCCCATAAGGCATATCTATACACGGTTTACGGGGGTGTTGAGAATTTCAAAAACCTAATCTTATACCTCATAAGGGAAACTCTAAACATAAATATTCCTGTATCTCCACCAAAAGAACTACCATTTCAAGGTATATTTTATAAGGGGGAAATCTTTGAGAGTTTAGACGAATTCTTAAATAATGTAAACTTTAACAAAAAGAACACTGTGGGGGTTTTATTTTCAAGGCATTATCTCGTAAATGAGGACATGGGAGTTATAGATGCTTTAATAAATAAATTAGAAGAGCACTTTAATGTAATTCCTGTTTTTTCCTATGGAGCAAAAAATGAAGATCTAAATGCCATAGGTAGTGGGGAATGTGTCTTAAAATACTTCCTTAAAAATGGAGAACCAATAATAGATGCATTGATAAACCTATTGTCATTCCCGTTGGGAACGGTTGTTGAAAAAGGCAGTTTAAAGAAATTACAAGGGGTTGATATCCTAAAAAAACTCAATATTCCAGTTTTCCATCCAATAGTAAGTTATTACAGAACCTACGAAGAATGGAAAAGTGATATGCAGGGATTATCTGCTGATATAGGGTGGACAGTTGCATTGCCTGAATTTGAAGGTGTTATAGAGCCAATTATAATTGGAACTGTGCATAAGGAGGGGAATTTGGAAAAGAAGATGGCAATAGATGATAGAATTGATAAAGTGGTTAAAAGAATAAAAAGATGGATTGACTTAAAAAATAAACCAAAAAAGGATAGAAAAGTTGTGTTTATTTTGCATAATGCCGCATGTGCATCTGTTGAGGCAACAGTTGGAAGTGCTGCACATTTGGATTCATTCGAGAGTTTGATAAGGATAATGAGAAAGATGAAAGAGGAAGGTTATCATATTGAAAACATCCCAAAAGATGGGAAGGAATTGGCAAAATTGATATTAGACAAAAAAGCAATCTCCGAATTTAGATGGACAACTGTAAATGAGATTATTGCAAAGGGGGGCTATCTCTATTTAATGGACGAAGAAGAATATATGGAATACTTCAAGACACTCCCAGAAAATGTTCAAAAAAAGGTCTTAGATACATGGGGGGACTTAAATGGAAAGGATATTCCAGCATCTATGGTTTATAAGGATAGCAATGGAAAAAACAAGATTGTCATAACTGGTTTGAAATTTGGAAATGTATATGTCTGCGTTCAGCCAAAAAGAGGTTGTGCGGGAGCGAGATGTGATGGAAGAGTTTGCAAAATTTTGCACGATCCAGAATGTCCTCCAACACATCAATACATTGCCACATATAAATACTTTAGTGAGGTTGCCGATGTCATGGTTCATGTTGGAACACATGGCACTTTGGAATTTTTGCCTGGAAAGAATGTTGGCTTATCAAATGAATGTTATCCAGATATCTGCGTAAATGATATTCCTCACTTATACATTTACAACTCAGACAATCCACCAGAGGGAACTATTGCAAAGAGAAGGAGTTATGCTGTATTAATTGACCATCTTCAAACAGTAATGACCGATGCAATGAATGAAGAACTTGAGACCTTAGATAATTATGTAAATGAGTATCTAAAAGAGATGGATGCATCAAGAAGGCATCAGTTAGAGCATTTAATTGTTGAAGAAGTGAAGAAAACCAACTTATTAAAAATTAAGGAGAAAATAAAACACATTGAAAAAGAAGGTAATATCCACTTAAACTTTAAGGAAATCTTTGATGAGTTGAGAAATACCTTAGAGATGATAAAAAATTCAAAGATAAATGATGGCATGCATATATTTGGAGAACTGCCAAAAGGAGAGAAGAGAATTGAGCTTATAAATGCCACTTTGGAGTTTGAATATAGAAGAAAGTTACAAGATGAAATAAGAAAAGTATTGAATGGAGAAGATATTGAAGATAAAGAATTAAAAGAAAAAATACTTGACATAAATGAAAGAATAGAACAATCTAAGGAAATAGATGCACTTTTAAATGCTATTGATGCAAAATACATAGAACCAGGACCTTCTGGATTAATAACGAGAGGTAGAGATGATATCCTTCCAACTGGAAGGAACTTTTACTCTTTAGATCCATACAAGATTCCAACAAAGGCAGCATATAGGGTTGGGGTTTTGTTAGCTGAGAAGTTGATTGAAAAATATCTTAAAGAAAATAGTAAATATCCCGAAAATATTGCTGTTTACTGGATGGCATCAGATATTATGTGGGCTGATGGGGAAGGGATGGCACAGATACTGCATTTATTGGGTGTTAAACCAAAATGGAAACATGGAAAGGTTGTTGGTGTAGAGGTTATTCCATTGGAGGAGTTAGGGAGGCCAAGAATTGATGTGACTATAAGGGTTAGTGGGATTTTGAGAGACAATTTCCCAAATTGTATGGAAATTGTTGATGAAGCAATAACAAAGGTTGCAAAGTTAGATGAGCCAATAGAGATGAACTTTGTTAAAAAACATGTGTTGGAGGGATTAAAAGAGGGATTATCATTTAGAGAAGCAACATATAGAATATTTAGCTCAAAACCGGGAACTTATGGGAATGGGGTTAAATATGCAGTATATGCAAGTGCATGGGAGAATGAAGAAGACCTAAAAGATGCCTTCATGCTTTGGAATTCCTATGCTTATGGAAAAGATGTTTATGGAGTTTATGCAAAGGATGCATTTGAAAATATCTTAAAGAGTGTTGATTTAACATTTAACAAAACTATTACTGATGAATATGATTTATTTGGATGTTGCAGTTATTTTGGGACACATGGTGGATTAACAAATGCTGCAAGGGTTATTTCGAAAAAGGATGTTAAGGTTTATTATGGAGATACAAGAAATCCAAATAAAGTTGAGATAAGGACATTGAGGGAGGAGATAGAGAGGGTCTCATTATCAAAACTTTTAAATCCAAAGTGGATTGAAGGCATGAAAAGGCATGGCTATAAAGGGGCTGGAGATATAGCAAAGAGAATTGGAAGGGTATTTGGATGGAGTGCCACAACAAAAGAAGTTGAAAATTGGATTTTTGATGAGATATTCAACACATATGTAAAAAATGAAGAAAATAGGAAATTCTTTAAAGAAAACAACATATATGCATTGGAAGAGATTGGTAGGAGGTTATTGGAGGCATATCAAAGAGGCCTTTGGAAAACAAGTGAAGAGAACATTGAAGAATTAAAAAGAATTTATTTGGAAATTGAAGGGGATATTGAGGAAACTTATGGGGATGTTGATATTGGAGAGTTTCAAGGGGGAAGTGTTGATATTAATTTAACATGGAAGGAAAAATTAAAGGTAAACTTGGCTATGAAGTAA
- a CDS encoding ATP-binding protein has product MNYPFTAIVGQEKMKKALILNAINPKIGGVLIRGEKGTAKSTTVRALADLLPEIEVVEGCPFNCDPNGDLCDICREKKERGELKTIKKKMKVINLPIGATEDRVIGTLDIEKAIKEGIKALDPGILAEANRNILYIDEVNLLDDHIVDILLDAAAMGWNIIEREGIKIKHPSRFILVGTMNPEEGELRPQILDRFGLMVDVEGLNDIKQRVEVIKRVEEFNENPEEFYKKYEEEQLKLREKIEKARELLKNVKISDDLLELISKICIELGIPTNRADITVARTAKTIAAFNGRDYVTVDDVKEACELALPHRMRRKPFEPPQLNKEKIEQIFNEFEEKNNEKNEDEKGNKENDKVKKN; this is encoded by the coding sequence ATGAACTATCCATTTACCGCAATTGTTGGACAAGAGAAGATGAAGAAAGCATTAATTCTAAACGCTATAAACCCAAAAATTGGTGGGGTTTTAATAAGAGGGGAGAAGGGAACAGCAAAATCTACAACAGTAAGGGCTTTGGCTGATTTGTTGCCGGAGATTGAAGTTGTTGAAGGATGTCCGTTCAACTGTGATCCTAATGGGGATTTGTGTGATATATGTAGAGAAAAGAAGGAAAGGGGAGAACTAAAAACAATTAAGAAAAAGATGAAAGTTATTAACCTCCCAATTGGTGCAACGGAGGATAGGGTTATTGGAACCCTTGATATTGAAAAGGCAATTAAGGAGGGAATTAAAGCCCTTGACCCTGGAATTTTGGCTGAGGCAAATAGGAATATTTTGTATATTGATGAGGTTAACCTTTTAGATGACCATATTGTTGATATCCTTTTAGATGCTGCTGCAATGGGATGGAATATTATTGAGAGAGAAGGGATAAAAATAAAACATCCCTCACGATTTATCTTAGTTGGAACGATGAACCCTGAAGAAGGGGAGTTGAGACCTCAAATCCTTGATAGGTTCGGGTTGATGGTGGATGTTGAGGGGTTGAATGACATAAAGCAGAGGGTTGAGGTAATAAAAAGGGTTGAAGAGTTCAATGAGAATCCAGAGGAGTTTTATAAAAAATATGAAGAAGAGCAATTAAAGTTGAGGGAAAAGATAGAGAAAGCAAGAGAATTATTAAAGAATGTAAAAATAAGTGATGATTTATTGGAATTAATTTCAAAAATCTGCATTGAGTTGGGTATTCCAACAAATAGGGCAGATATAACGGTTGCGAGAACGGCAAAAACCATTGCTGCATTTAATGGAAGGGATTATGTAACTGTTGATGATGTAAAAGAGGCATGTGAACTTGCCCTCCCACATAGAATGAGGAGGAAGCCATTTGAACCACCACAATTAAACAAGGAGAAGATTGAACAAATATTTAATGAGTTTGAGGAGAAGAATAACGAAAAAAATGAAGATGAAAAAGGTAATAAAGAAAATGATAAAGTAAAAAAAAACTAA
- a CDS encoding transposase — MSGRKTKRKGYWKAYDKRFKIFNIKYTYDFVSFIINILLPYKEKRKVGRPLAISYNEYIATLIIKHIFRISLRDLETLSDYLHKKHIDSSTYGKAFQRIKISDLTKIIVGLHLIIANSLKSSVIIYIADSTGVHLLRVYCERIRVVNNEIKKVKYRVFDKMHVLACYYKDYGLISIVMVKWDNGYSSDSKNLLKMIKSLDFVKGAIILLDGGYDDEDLLRELLSIDLIPIVKTKEFKWDYGISKIRKKVKKLFDKKLYKIRGVIEAIFGGLKTKFRLTLNEKLPESRCRATLAVAIVHNILTLMRVISIRE, encoded by the coding sequence ATGAGCGGCAGAAAAACCAAAAGAAAAGGATACTGGAAAGCCTACGATAAGAGGTTTAAGATATTCAATATTAAGTACACTTATGATTTTGTTTCATTTATTATAAATATTTTACTTCCATATAAAGAAAAACGCAAAGTAGGAAGGCCTTTAGCTATAAGTTACAATGAATATATAGCTACTCTAATAATAAAACACATTTTTAGAATTAGTTTAAGAGATTTAGAAACTCTTTCCGATTATTTACATAAAAAGCATATAGATAGCTCCACATACGGAAAAGCTTTTCAGAGGATTAAAATAAGCGATTTAACTAAAATAATCGTTGGATTACACTTAATTATTGCTAATTCGTTAAAATCATCGGTTATAATTTACATAGCTGATTCCACTGGAGTCCATTTATTAAGAGTGTATTGTGAAAGAATCAGAGTTGTGAATAATGAAATAAAAAAGGTAAAGTATCGGGTTTTTGACAAAATGCACGTATTAGCTTGCTATTATAAAGATTATGGATTAATTTCGATTGTTATGGTAAAATGGGATAATGGATATAGTTCAGACAGTAAAAACTTACTAAAAATGATAAAATCTTTAGATTTTGTGAAAGGTGCGATAATATTGTTGGATGGTGGTTACGATGATGAAGATTTACTTAGAGAGTTGTTATCTATAGACCTCATTCCAATAGTTAAAACAAAAGAGTTTAAATGGGATTACGGTATTTCTAAAATCAGAAAGAAAGTTAAAAAATTGTTTGATAAGAAACTGTATAAAATTAGAGGGGTAATAGAAGCGATATTTGGAGGGCTAAAAACTAAATTTAGATTAACTCTAAATGAAAAACTACCTGAAAGTAGATGTAGAGCTACTTTAGCAGTAGCAATCGTTCATAATATTTTAACACTAATGAGAGTTATTAGTATTAGAGAGTAA